One Pullulanibacillus sp. KACC 23026 DNA segment encodes these proteins:
- a CDS encoding GNAT family N-acetyltransferase, whose protein sequence is MLTIRNVHREDLPQLIKVEQLCFTQEEAATQDAFEQRIRTIPDSFFVAGREDRLIGLINGPVIEKLYITDDLFQHTRSNPPFGGYQSILGLAVIPAFQKRGVASALLNHLEKEAKQKERQAITLTCKEPLIPFYAKHGFLNKGSSASQHGDEVWFNMIKQLN, encoded by the coding sequence AGGTTGAACAACTTTGCTTCACACAAGAGGAAGCGGCAACACAAGACGCCTTTGAACAACGCATCAGAACGATTCCTGATAGCTTCTTTGTTGCGGGAAGAGAAGACCGATTAATCGGGCTGATCAATGGACCCGTTATTGAGAAGCTATATATTACCGATGACCTCTTTCAACACACAAGGTCTAATCCACCCTTTGGCGGTTATCAGAGCATTCTTGGACTTGCTGTCATTCCTGCCTTTCAAAAACGAGGCGTTGCGTCAGCCTTACTTAACCATCTCGAAAAAGAAGCGAAACAGAAAGAGAGGCAAGCGATCACACTGACCTGTAAAGAACCACTCATTCCATTTTATGCAAAGCATGGCTTTTTAAATAAAGGAAGTTCTGCTTCTCAACATGGCGATGAGGTTTGGTTTAATATGATTAAACAACTAAATTGA
- a CDS encoding GNAT family protein gives MGTIGYWLGQGFQGKGIMTKALEAVIHYGFTELNLNRIEIQAAVGNKKSRALPESLGFKEEGRIRQAEWLYDHYVDHVVYGLLVKDWQEL, from the coding sequence ATCGGGACAATCGGGTATTGGCTGGGACAGGGCTTTCAAGGGAAAGGGATTATGACGAAGGCGCTCGAAGCGGTTATTCATTACGGCTTTACAGAATTGAATCTTAATCGTATCGAAATCCAGGCTGCGGTTGGCAACAAGAAAAGCAGGGCGCTTCCCGAAAGCCTTGGCTTCAAGGAGGAAGGTAGAATCCGGCAAGCTGAATGGTTGTATGACCATTATGTAGACCATGTCGTCTATGGACTATTGGTTAAAGATTGGCAGGAGCTATAA